The region TAAAATCGATATCTAGACTCAATGATTTGGTCATACGCACGTCAAGTCCCGTCATTAAGCGCAGTCGGTAATTGGCGATATCATTGAATTTTGGCTGATAGTAAATGACTGTTGAGCTTGTGACAGTTTCGTTTAATCGCGCCACATGAGAGATATACAAGTTGCCACGCACACCTTCAGCGTCTTCATCTTGTCCTTCGAAGTCTTCGACTTCGTAAAAGGCACCCACTCCGGCATATAAGCGGTTTCCTTCTCCGTGATAAATTCTAAAGCGCAGATTCCCACCGGCATAGTTTTGAGAATTCAATTTTTTAAATTCGTCAAAGGCACTTTGCGCGAAAGCTTCGTAAGCTAAAGGCTCTTGATAATTCCAAGTATGACGAATGTGGCCACTCCCCAAATTAGTGTCTTTTACGTTAGCACTCGTTCCGTATTGGTAGCTCGCCGTGTACAGCCATTCGTTCACATCCAAACGGTAAACACCCATGGTGGATGCCTGGGACGTAAATTTATCGGTATTACCTTGTTGTCCAGCAACTTGAAGGGTGGTTTGGCCCAGGTAGCCTTTGCCATCTATCTGGCGCAAAGATTCGATGTTGATGAAGGCAAAGGCAGGGATGCTGACTAAAGAGAACAAAAGAGTGGAGAATAGTTTAAGCATAAAAGAATCCTTTCTTTCATTTTCAAACTAACTTGATTAGAAAAATTTGTCCCCATATGCCGCAGCATAAAAAAAATCCCGCCTTGTGAGCGGGATTTTCAAACTTAAAGTGTAATTTTTAGTTATTTTTTTTGTGCTTTGGCAGCCATGTCGATCATGATTTTATCGCAGGCTTCTAGATCAGCTTCAGTGATTTCGTAAACTTCTTTGCCCTCTAGGTATTTCAACAAAGCTTCCATCACATCTTTTGGAAGAAATGAAAGAACGTTTCCTGATTGGTACTCGCGCTCTTTTTCATCATAAAGTCCCAAGAACGTTTCGTCGCGGAACCAGCTTTGCTTATTGGCCTTTTGGATTGTCGCTAGTTCGTCGTCAGATGGATCACGTTGCAAGAACTCAAAGAAGAAACCAGATGGCTTCGCACCTGGCAAGTACCACTCACCAGAGAATACTTGGATTAAGTTTTCGTGATCGTCTTTCAAAATGGGCGTCACAAACTGAACCCCGCGCTCAACCATGTGTTTATGGAAAGCGATCAAATCTGGAGTGCGTAGAGCCACGTGCTGAAGATGTGCCGTGTTTTCATGACCGTCCAACATTTGACGAACATGCGATGGCTGGTCTTTTGGTTCAGACGGCTGAACCAATGCAAAGATCGTGTTCAATGGATCGCCTGCTTTCGGCTCCCATGTACCCACGCGAGTTGCATAAGTCATCGAAACATCTTTAGCGCCGTCATTACCTTTGCGCTTTTTTTCATACAAAAGGTCATCAGGAGTTGTTCCGAAAATATTGCGGAAAACCACGTAAGAAAGTTTGTAAAGATTTGGGTGGAACAGCATCGTCATGTGATCCACAGCAAAGTTCATAAATGCTGGTTTTTGCTTCATTAAAATCTCCTGAAATAGTGCCAAAAATGAAGCCCGATACTAAAAATCCTTATACCTGTGGTCAAGAGCTTTCGTCTCCACCGCCGCTGGAACGCTGTAGAAAGGCCTGATCCGGGGCAACGTGTTGTTTTTTAAGAGGTCTTTGCTTAATGCGAACTATTTCTTAATTGGTCGGAGTAGAATAGAAACAGACGACTTTTTGATCTGAATGCGGGGTCATTTATGAGATCTCTGAGTAGGGCTTCTAAGATGATATTTTTGGCGTTGGTTTTGGTGACAGGGGCAGCAGCGATGGATTTTGATCATTATAAAAAACCGAGCGACATGGATTTAAAGAAAAAACTTTCTGCGATTCAATTTGAAGTCACACAAAAAGATGGAACAGAAGTGCCCTTCCAGAATGAATACTGGGACAATCACGCCGAAGGCATTTATGTGGATGTTGTCTCCGGCGAACCATTATTCAGTTCCAAAGATAAATTTGATTCTAAAACGGGTTGGCCAAGTTTTACAAAACCGCTTCATCCCAAAGCGATTAAAACCAAAGAGGACAAAAATATTTTTTTGGGAAATCGCACCGAAGTTCGCAGTACTCACGCGAATTTTCATCTAGGTCATGTATTTGACGACGGACCTGCACCAACGGGCTTACGTTACTGCATGAACTCGGCGTCGTTGCGATTTATACCCGTAAGCCAACTTGAAAAAGAAGGCTACGGGGAATATCTAAAATTATTTAAGCAGTGATATTAGTGCGAGCGTTTGGTTTTTTTCTTAAGACCGTGCGATGCCAAGTATTCATCGGTCTTGGCTTCGACTTCCTCTAAGCCGCCCGGCGTGTTTTTAAAGGAAGACCCCAATTCGCCGCGGGGGCTGTCTTGGGAACTGCGATCAGGGATTCCACGCAACGAAGAATCTAAGGCCTCCGCAGCCATGTTCATTTGATCTAAAACATCGATTTCGCCGCGAATAAAATCCGGCGGCAGATCTTCCAATGTATCAAAGGATCGGTCGGTGTTTTTCATCGCACGTTTTAAATTCTTAACATCGACCTTCGAAGTTTCATCTTTATCGACTAAGATTTCGTTTTCATCGACATGGTTATTGGTCGCTTCACCTTGGTGAAGTCCGGTGAATGAGGGGTTCGCATTGGGAGTAGCCATAATGACCTCCGTCGGCTGGCACTCCGATCAAGTCGGAGACGTGTTTACGCCCTCATTATATACTGACTTCGACAAAGTCGAAGTTGTGATTAAACATCCCGAGCTAACTGAGAAATATCTAGGTTTGCTTCCCAATCCACGGTCAAACCGATTAGAGGGCGCTCTTGCATGACAGAACTGCCTTTAAGCACATCCGAGAAGTAAATTGATTCCTCCTGGATGATAGTGATCAGTTGGCTGTAATAAAGAGGCGCCAGCTCGTGTCCACAATCATGGCAGACGAATACTCCTTGGTCATGCTTGCTATGTACAGTTCCGCAGTGGTGGCAGCGACGAAAGTGTCTATTGTTTTCCATTTACGTACCTCATTAGTCAGTAGGTCTAGGATAAGGCGACTGGACTGGACCCACAAGGCGTCGTCTCAATAAAACCGTTAATCTTTTGAACAACTGTTCCATTCATGAGAATCCAAAGTGATTTCACGGAGTCTAGTTCAGGCCTGAGACACTACACTTATCAGAGTGAGACACCGACAAGAAACCTATGAAATCCGTGTCTTTATTTAAAACCCTGGTCTCCCGTTTTGGTGTGGAGCTCTGCCTGCTTGTGCTGGTAGTGGTGGGTTATTCCATGTTCCAAGAACATCATTCTTTGCAAAAAGCATTGCTGCCTACAGAGTCAGTCAATTCGTTGCAGAATATGTCGGGGATACTGGCGGATGTGGACCGAGCCAAGAAAGAATATATCCAAGACAGCACGCCGGAAAAACTTCAGGTTTTCAATAATCAAGTTAACAAAATTAATGATGAATTGACCAAGCTTTACAAATCCGTCAATGGCCGTCATGACTTGCAAATGCAAGTGTACCAACTGAATCAAAACCTGCATAAACAGTTCGAAACAGCAACGATGGAGATCAAGCAGAAGCACTCTGCGCGAAAGCCCTCCAATGTTGAAGACTTTAATCAAAAAAGCATCTTAGAGATGTTGCAGTCGCACCGCAAGGCACAGCAAGATTTCATCCAAGTCGGTGATTATAATTTCCTAAGAAGTGAACTGCTTTTCGCGATCATGGCGCTTTTTGGCGTGGTGATTTTATTAAGTCGTTATTGGCAGTACAATGACTTGCGAGAGCAACGCGAAATTGCCATGGGCTTACAAACTCGTTCGTTACTGTTAGATACTATCCTGGGCAGTATGAGCGAAGGTATGATCGTGGTGAACAACCGTGGCCACTTTATGCAATATAACGCCGCTGCGCAAAGAATCGTGGGCACCAAAGTGAAAGAGGTCGGTACCGAGACGGGTGCGAAAGAACTTGGTTTCCATGATGAAAATCAAAAGCTCTATGCCGCTAAAGATCTTCCCTTCCATCGAGCTCTGTATGGCGTTGAAGTGGATGATTTGGAAATCTTCGTTCAAAATGAGACTCATCCTGAAGGAATCTTTATTCTTTTAAGCAGTCGCTCCATCAAGGATATAGACGGTGGTATTTCTGGCGCGTTGGTTGTATTCCGCGATATCAGTCGACGTAAATTAGTTGAACTTGAGTGGGCCAAAGCCCGCGAAGCTGCTGTCGAAGCGTCCTTAAAGAAATCAGATTTCCTGGCAGCGATGAGCCACGAAATTCGCACTCCTATGAATGGTGTGATCGGAATGAGTACACTTTTAGCCGATACTAATTTGCAGCCTGAGCAGAAAGAATACGTTGGCACCATCAAACGTTCAGCAGAATCGTTGCTCATGTTGATCAATGATATCTTGGATTATTCAAAAATTGAGGCAGGCAAAATTGAATTGGATCCTCAGCCTTTTGATCTAGGCTTCTTAGTTCGTGACGTTGTTGAGATGTTCCGTCCTGCTGTGAATGAAAAGAATGTTGAGTTAGAATTCAGCATGTCGCAGAAATCCAATCTGTACTTTAAAGGTGATCAGGGCCGCATTCGTCAGATTCTGGTGAATCTGATGGGAAATGCCGTGAAATTTACCAGCGCTGGTACAGTAGGTCTGGAAGTCTCCATACTGGATTCTGCCTCAGGACCTTCATTCTTGAAATTCCAAATTCGTGATACGGGGATGGGACTTCGTGAAGATGAACGTAAAGCATTATTCCAAAAATACTTCCAAGCCTCCGGTGGTAAAAAGTTCGGAGGAACTGGATTGGGTCTTTCGATCTGTAAGCAATTGGTCGACATGATGCAAGGACAAATGGGTGTTGAAAGCACCTTTGGTATTGGTTCCACCTTCTGGTTTTCATTGCAGCTTCCGGTGTGCAGTGCTGAGGAGATCCCAAAATCGAATACTGAAAACAGTTTCACAGCTTTGTTCAGTGGACACGTGCTAGTCGCTGAAGATCAGGTCGTCAATCAGCGTGTGGCGCAAAGTTATTTGCAAAAAATGGGATTGGACGTGGATATCGCTCCGAACGGTCGTATTGCTGTGGAAATGGCTCGCAGTGGAAAATACGATTTGATCTTTATGGACTGTCAGATGCCGGTGATGAATGGCTTTGATGCAACGAAACGCATTCGAGAAGAAGAGCGAACCAGAAATTCCACACGTCGCACACCGATTGTGGCGCTGACCGCGGAAGGTACTATTGCTGATAAAGCTCCTTATATGGCCGCAGGCATGGACGATTATTTGTCTAAGCCCATTGAACTTCCCCGTTTAGTTGAAACTCTTCAGAAATATGTGAAAGTCGGGGAGGCGGCCGTGCTGGATTTAGCTGCTCTACAAAAGCTGGCGAAATACGCTTCGAAAGACAGCAATCTTGTTGCGGCCCTTGTGGAAGAGTTTGAAAAGTCCGCTCCCGATCTGATTGTGGCGATGAGAACACCAGATTTCAGTGAAGCAGCCCATGCTTTGAAGTCCACAGCTGCAACTCTTGGAGCAAAAAATTTGGCAGAACTTTGCCAAAAACTTGAAGACGAAGCAAATCCAGAGCACATTAACAAATGGGTTGTGCAGATCGAGAACGAATATGTTCGCAGTTTGCATGATCTAAAAAACTACATCAGCGAAAAAGGGGCTGCCTAAGGAAAGGTATTTATGGCCAATATACTTATCGTAGATGATCAAAAAAGTATTCTGATGACTCTTGAGGCGCTACTTAGCTCCGATGGACACGCCGTGGTTCAAGCAACCAATGCGATCGATGCGGTCCACCACCTGACTCAAGAAAAATTCGACCTTGTAATCACAGATGCTATCATGCCAGGCGGCAGTGATGGATACGCCCTGACTCGCACAATTCGAAAACAACCTCAATTGTTAAAACTTCCGGTGGTGTTGCTCACTGGAAAACGCGAAAAGAGTGATGTGGAAAAGGGCCTCGAAGCCGGCGTGAATGACTATATCATTAAACCGATTGATCCCGATATGCTTCTTGCTAAAGTCCGTACAATTCTAACAACGAATGGTGAGCAAGGAGCGACGTTCATCGAAGCTCCCGTTGCCATCAAGGCAGATTGGGAAATTAAAACGGAAATCGTATCGGTTTCTGAAATGGGTTTTACTCTTCACTCATCGGTCGCTATGCCACTTGGGAAAATTTTAAGAATTAAAAGTTCCATATTTGATGATATTGGAATTGATCCGGTCGCTCTTCGTATCGATTCCTGCGAAGATTTAAATCCCATCGAAAACGCCTATAAGATTCACGGGCATTTCGTTGGTATCGCAGAAAAAGAGCTGACGCCACTGCGCTTGTATATCCGTCAAAAACAAAGCAAGGCTAGCTAGTAAGACAAATTTTTTGGCTTTTTAATTAGTGCGGGGCTATCGACCTCATATGTTGTCGATAGCCCCGGCTTGTTCTTACCTAAAAGTTTTTAGAAAGACTTACTGGCAGAATGGAAGCGACTTAACCATTGATTTGATGGAAGTCAGCTTGTTGTATTTGCCACCCGGTTTAAGAACTGACCAGTACACGCCTGATTTGATCGCGATCGTGTTGTAGTTCTTGATCTGCTTAGCCATGATACCCACACCGCAGTGAAGATTGATGTAAGGATCCAAAATAGTTTTCTTTGAACTTGTTGAGCTTAGAGATTTATCTTTTGCCCAATCAAATTTACACCATTTGTTCCACTGAGTGTCTTGGTAAGACAACTGCAACAAGCCTTCGGAGTATACTGGCTTTTTAGTTACGTTGTCCGTACCCATTGTTGTTTCATGCATGCGAGAAAGCGGGTTGTAAGCACTTTCGTATCGAGCCATCGCCACAAACAATTGCGCCCAGACGTTCGCTTTTTGGTTTGTGTTCAAGCTTGAATACTTAGGACAGAATTGACCCATATCACTTGCACCTTTAAGAAGGCTGCTCCACTCGCCAGTGATCAAAGTTTGTAGGTACTTAGACCATGCTTTTCTCTCTGGATGAGCCGTTGTATCCCAAGAAAGTGGCGCCATCACATAGGAGCCATCACCTGGAGTTGGAGACGGTGAAGGAACTGGAGATGGTTCTGGTGATGGAGTCGGAGTCGGCGTTGGTTGCGTCGGCTCAGTCGGCTTTGGGAGACCCGTGCCACCTTTATCAAGTACCGCATAAATCAAAGATCCACCTTTAAGGGCATTGATCACTTGAGTACGGATGCTCATGTCAACAGCAGGACAACCCCATGAACGACCTTGAATCACAGACTTTTCTTGAACATATGAAGCACCATGAATCACGATAGCGCGAGCACGAGCGTTCGAGTTTGTTGAAGAAAGACCATCTAGGCGCAAAGACAAACCGTGGCTGCCGGAATATGTTTCAGCAGTGCGGTAGTATCCTAGCGAAGATTTGTTCGAACCTGAAGTGTTCGAAAAAGATGTCGCGTAGCCGTCGTGGTTCGGGTCTGAGTTTTTACCGTGAGCCACGTGGATAGGCCAAACGTCACCGGAATTCATATCGATGATATAAAAACGTGGCGTTTTCGAGCTTTGAGAGAAGTTGATAACTGAAATGTAGTTTTGGTTTTTGAACGATGATTTATTTTGTTCAAAATAGATCAAAGCCTTAACCAAGGATTCAGTCGGTACAATCTTCTTAGGGTCCAGATAGTTATACTTCAACAAGATGGTTTCACGATCATAATCAGAGATCGTTACCACATCAGATGCCATAGTTCTTAGCATGGGTTCTGCTGGTGTTTGTACAGTCTCCTCGAAACCTGGATCATCGGGAAGAGCTGGTTCAGTTTGGGCTTGAGCGTTTGCTGCAATACCCAGGGTTAATAAAGTGGCTGCGAAAAAAAGCGTGGCTCTAGAACGTACAGAAGAATTAGTTTGCTGCTTAACAAGCATCTAGTTTCCTCCTGTGCGGAATTACACAATCATGTGCGCTAACAAAGACTAGCCGAGAAAATTACGTCACGGAAAAATACATTACGGATGAAGAAAAAATAGGACCAACATCCACCACAGACGTGGAATCCGCTCACATAGCCCCGTTCGGAGGGCTTGTGTGTTTATGACTGTGGTCTGTATTTAGAGAGTTGAATGGTTCTAATCTGAGGAAATGAAGAATTTATTATTGCTATCGATTTTATTTATTTGCGGATGTGGGGCAGGCAATCCTGTTTTAGATGCGATGGTAGGAGGCATGTCCGTCACCAAGGTGGAAAGCTACTTCAACCTGGACGAGAAGCAGGAAAAGGAATTCGAAAAGAACGTCGAACATGATTTGAAACGCCTTAAGCAAGAACAGCTGCAGGAATTTTCCAAGTCACTCAGACAATTTGACGAGCGTATTCCCAAAGAAAAATCTGACTCAATCATTTTGTCAGAGGCTTTTGATTTGTTGGAGAAGGAATACACTCGTTCGTCAGGATATTTTAAAAATGCAGCCGTTAAGCTGACAAACACTTTACGTGATGAACAGTTTGACTACTTTGAGAATCGTGTAAAAAAAGAAATCGCAGAATCCCGGGCGCAATCAGTTCAATCTAAAAACTCAGAGCTTAAGGAAAGATATCGCAAACAAATTCTTTTTTGGGTCGGTAAGATGGATGTCCATCAGGAACAAGCTTTAGATCAGTTCATAAGAAAGGGGCAGTTCCCATGGAAAGAACGATTGGATAATCGTGAAAGCATTTTGAATTCCTTCATGGCTAAGCGCAGAGACTCGGCAAAGCTTCGTGCGATGGCTGCACAATTTATGACGGATTATGACTCCTTAAGAACGCCTGAGTATGCCCAAGCTATTCAAAATTACGAGACAAAATTTAAAGGCTTTCTAAATAAGTTTTGGAGCTCGTTAAGTTCCGAACAAAAGCAGCAAATGCAGATCAGTCTTAATAAACAAGCACTTGAAATAGATCGATTTGCTGCGATTTCCGTGACTGATAAATAGACCTAGTTCCAGGGCCAGGGTTGCATGTGTTCCTGTGATCTTTACAATGAAGATCGGAGGAAATTAATGAAACTACTTTTACTGGCAGCCCTGGTTGCTTTGACAGCTTGTTCGACGACACCGACGGCGCCGACTCCCTCTAAGACTCCGCCTATGGCTACGGAAATTGGAACCGAAAGTTCCCGCATTGATTACGTTGCCGTTCAACGTGCATTGAATCTTGAGCGTCCTGTTGAAACACTGGGTGTGGATGAAAAGAATTTCAACTCTTGTGAAATGGGTTATGGATATTCTCCCAACCAAGATTGC is a window of Bdellovibrio sp. SKB1291214 DNA encoding:
- a CDS encoding DUF481 domain-containing protein, producing the protein MLKLFSTLLFSLVSIPAFAFINIESLRQIDGKGYLGQTTLQVAGQQGNTDKFTSQASTMGVYRLDVNEWLYTASYQYGTSANVKDTNLGSGHIRHTWNYQEPLAYEAFAQSAFDEFKKLNSQNYAGGNLRFRIYHGEGNRLYAGVGAFYEVEDFEGQDEDAEGVRGNLYISHVARLNETVTSSTVIYYQPKFNDIANYRLRLMTGLDVRMTKSLSLDIDFNLVNDSGLPEGVKQTDIDYLVGFSVKY
- the msrB gene encoding peptide-methionine (R)-S-oxide reductase MsrB, producing MDFDHYKKPSDMDLKKKLSAIQFEVTQKDGTEVPFQNEYWDNHAEGIYVDVVSGEPLFSSKDKFDSKTGWPSFTKPLHPKAIKTKEDKNIFLGNRTEVRSTHANFHLGHVFDDGPAPTGLRYCMNSASLRFIPVSQLEKEGYGEYLKLFKQ
- a CDS encoding PAS domain-containing hybrid sensor histidine kinase/response regulator is translated as MKSVSLFKTLVSRFGVELCLLVLVVVGYSMFQEHHSLQKALLPTESVNSLQNMSGILADVDRAKKEYIQDSTPEKLQVFNNQVNKINDELTKLYKSVNGRHDLQMQVYQLNQNLHKQFETATMEIKQKHSARKPSNVEDFNQKSILEMLQSHRKAQQDFIQVGDYNFLRSELLFAIMALFGVVILLSRYWQYNDLREQREIAMGLQTRSLLLDTILGSMSEGMIVVNNRGHFMQYNAAAQRIVGTKVKEVGTETGAKELGFHDENQKLYAAKDLPFHRALYGVEVDDLEIFVQNETHPEGIFILLSSRSIKDIDGGISGALVVFRDISRRKLVELEWAKAREAAVEASLKKSDFLAAMSHEIRTPMNGVIGMSTLLADTNLQPEQKEYVGTIKRSAESLLMLINDILDYSKIEAGKIELDPQPFDLGFLVRDVVEMFRPAVNEKNVELEFSMSQKSNLYFKGDQGRIRQILVNLMGNAVKFTSAGTVGLEVSILDSASGPSFLKFQIRDTGMGLREDERKALFQKYFQASGGKKFGGTGLGLSICKQLVDMMQGQMGVESTFGIGSTFWFSLQLPVCSAEEIPKSNTENSFTALFSGHVLVAEDQVVNQRVAQSYLQKMGLDVDIAPNGRIAVEMARSGKYDLIFMDCQMPVMNGFDATKRIREEERTRNSTRRTPIVALTAEGTIADKAPYMAAGMDDYLSKPIELPRLVETLQKYVKVGEAAVLDLAALQKLAKYASKDSNLVAALVEEFEKSAPDLIVAMRTPDFSEAAHALKSTAATLGAKNLAELCQKLEDEANPEHINKWVVQIENEYVRSLHDLKNYISEKGAA
- a CDS encoding response regulator is translated as MANILIVDDQKSILMTLEALLSSDGHAVVQATNAIDAVHHLTQEKFDLVITDAIMPGGSDGYALTRTIRKQPQLLKLPVVLLTGKREKSDVEKGLEAGVNDYIIKPIDPDMLLAKVRTILTTNGEQGATFIEAPVAIKADWEIKTEIVSVSEMGFTLHSSVAMPLGKILRIKSSIFDDIGIDPVALRIDSCEDLNPIENAYKIHGHFVGIAEKELTPLRLYIRQKQSKAS
- a CDS encoding murein L,D-transpeptidase catalytic domain family protein → MLVKQQTNSSVRSRATLFFAATLLTLGIAANAQAQTEPALPDDPGFEETVQTPAEPMLRTMASDVVTISDYDRETILLKYNYLDPKKIVPTESLVKALIYFEQNKSSFKNQNYISVINFSQSSKTPRFYIIDMNSGDVWPIHVAHGKNSDPNHDGYATSFSNTSGSNKSSLGYYRTAETYSGSHGLSLRLDGLSSTNSNARARAIVIHGASYVQEKSVIQGRSWGCPAVDMSIRTQVINALKGGSLIYAVLDKGGTGLPKPTEPTQPTPTPTPSPEPSPVPSPSPTPGDGSYVMAPLSWDTTAHPERKAWSKYLQTLITGEWSSLLKGASDMGQFCPKYSSLNTNQKANVWAQLFVAMARYESAYNPLSRMHETTMGTDNVTKKPVYSEGLLQLSYQDTQWNKWCKFDWAKDKSLSSTSSKKTILDPYINLHCGVGIMAKQIKNYNTIAIKSGVYWSVLKPGGKYNKLTSIKSMVKSLPFCQ
- a CDS encoding DUF6279 family lipoprotein, coding for MKNLLLLSILFICGCGAGNPVLDAMVGGMSVTKVESYFNLDEKQEKEFEKNVEHDLKRLKQEQLQEFSKSLRQFDERIPKEKSDSIILSEAFDLLEKEYTRSSGYFKNAAVKLTNTLRDEQFDYFENRVKKEIAESRAQSVQSKNSELKERYRKQILFWVGKMDVHQEQALDQFIRKGQFPWKERLDNRESILNSFMAKRRDSAKLRAMAAQFMTDYDSLRTPEYAQAIQNYETKFKGFLNKFWSSLSSEQKQQMQISLNKQALEIDRFAAISVTDK